The Rhineura floridana isolate rRhiFlo1 chromosome 8, rRhiFlo1.hap2, whole genome shotgun sequence genome includes a region encoding these proteins:
- the TWF1 gene encoding twinfilin-1 isoform X3 — protein sequence MSHQTGIQASGEVKETFARARNGQYRFLKIIIENEQLIVGSARQPGESWEKDYDSFILPLLEDKQPCYILYRLDSQNAQGYEWIFIAWSPDHSPVRQKMLYAATRATLKKEFGGGHIKDEVFGTNKDDVSLNGYQKYLVTQSSPAPLTAAEKELRQIKINEVQTDVSVDTKHQTLQGVAFPIAKEALQALEKLKNKQLNYVQLQIDMKNETIELASTLPTELKDLPERIPKDSARYHFFLYNHSHEGDYLESID from the exons ATGTCCCACCAAACCGGCATCCAAG CTAGCGGAGAAGTCAAAGAAACCTTTGCTAGAGCAAGAAATGGGCAATACAGGTTTTTGAAAATAATTATTGAAAATG AACAGCTTATTGTGGGATCTGCTAGACAACCCGGTGAATCCTGGGAAAAGGATTATGATTCCTTCATTCTTCCACTCCTTGAAGACAAGCAGCCGTGTTACATACTTTATAGATTAGATTCTCAAAACGCCCAGGGATATGAATGGATTTTTATTGCATGGTCACCAGACCATTCTCCC GTTCGTCAGAAAATGTTGTATGCAGCTACTCGGGCAACTCTGAAGAAAGAGTTTGGAGGTGGCCATATTAAAGATGAAGTGTTTGGCACAAACAAG GATGATGTTTCGTTGAATGGTTACCAAAAGTACTTAGTAACTCAGTCTTCTCCTGCCCCTCTGACCGCAGCAGAAAAAGAACTTCGACAGATCAAGATTAATGAG gTACAAACTGACGTCAGTGTTGATACTAAGCATCAGACTCTGCAAGGTGTAGCATTCCCTATAGCTAAAGAAGCCCTCCAGGCGCTggaaaaactgaaaaacaaacagCTTAACTATGTGCAATTG CAAATTGATATGAAAAATGAAACGATCGAACTGGCTAGTACACTCCCAACTGAGCTGAAGGACTTGCCggaaagaattccaaaggattCTGCACGGTACCATTTTTTCCTGTACAATCATTCCCATGAAGGAGACTACTTGGAATCCATAG ATTGA
- the TWF1 gene encoding twinfilin-1 isoform X1, whose translation MSHQTGIQASGEVKETFARARNGQYRFLKIIIENEQLIVGSARQPGESWEKDYDSFILPLLEDKQPCYILYRLDSQNAQGYEWIFIAWSPDHSPVRQKMLYAATRATLKKEFGGGHIKDEVFGTNKDDVSLNGYQKYLVTQSSPAPLTAAEKELRQIKINEVQTDVSVDTKHQTLQGVAFPIAKEALQALEKLKNKQLNYVQLQIDMKNETIELASTLPTELKDLPERIPKDSARYHFFLYNHSHEGDYLESIVFIYSMPGYMCSIRERMLYSSCKSPLLEIVERQLWMQIIRKIEIDDGEELTADFLYEEVHPKQHAQKQSFAKPKGPAGKRGIRRLIRGPAETETPTD comes from the exons ATGTCCCACCAAACCGGCATCCAAG CTAGCGGAGAAGTCAAAGAAACCTTTGCTAGAGCAAGAAATGGGCAATACAGGTTTTTGAAAATAATTATTGAAAATG AACAGCTTATTGTGGGATCTGCTAGACAACCCGGTGAATCCTGGGAAAAGGATTATGATTCCTTCATTCTTCCACTCCTTGAAGACAAGCAGCCGTGTTACATACTTTATAGATTAGATTCTCAAAACGCCCAGGGATATGAATGGATTTTTATTGCATGGTCACCAGACCATTCTCCC GTTCGTCAGAAAATGTTGTATGCAGCTACTCGGGCAACTCTGAAGAAAGAGTTTGGAGGTGGCCATATTAAAGATGAAGTGTTTGGCACAAACAAG GATGATGTTTCGTTGAATGGTTACCAAAAGTACTTAGTAACTCAGTCTTCTCCTGCCCCTCTGACCGCAGCAGAAAAAGAACTTCGACAGATCAAGATTAATGAG gTACAAACTGACGTCAGTGTTGATACTAAGCATCAGACTCTGCAAGGTGTAGCATTCCCTATAGCTAAAGAAGCCCTCCAGGCGCTggaaaaactgaaaaacaaacagCTTAACTATGTGCAATTG CAAATTGATATGAAAAATGAAACGATCGAACTGGCTAGTACACTCCCAACTGAGCTGAAGGACTTGCCggaaagaattccaaaggattCTGCACGGTACCATTTTTTCCTGTACAATCATTCCCATGAAGGAGACTACTTGGAATCCATAG TTTTTATCTACTCTATGCCCGGCTATATGTGTAGTATACGAGAACGGATGCTATATTCTAGCTGCAAGAGTCCTCTCCTAGAAATTGTAGAAAGGCAACTATGGATGCAGATCATCAGAAAG ATTGAAATAGATGATGGAGAAGAGTTGACTGCTGACTTCCTTTATGAAGAAGTTCATCCCAAACAACATGCACAAAAACAGAGTTTTGCTAAGCCGAAAGGACCTGCTGGAAAAAGGGGAATCCGAAGGTTGATCAGGGGTCCAGCTGAAACTGAAACACCTACTGACTAA
- the TWF1 gene encoding twinfilin-1 isoform X2, which produces MLIVGSARQPGESWEKDYDSFILPLLEDKQPCYILYRLDSQNAQGYEWIFIAWSPDHSPVRQKMLYAATRATLKKEFGGGHIKDEVFGTNKDDVSLNGYQKYLVTQSSPAPLTAAEKELRQIKINEVQTDVSVDTKHQTLQGVAFPIAKEALQALEKLKNKQLNYVQLQIDMKNETIELASTLPTELKDLPERIPKDSARYHFFLYNHSHEGDYLESIVFIYSMPGYMCSIRERMLYSSCKSPLLEIVERQLWMQIIRKIEIDDGEELTADFLYEEVHPKQHAQKQSFAKPKGPAGKRGIRRLIRGPAETETPTD; this is translated from the exons ATG CTTATTGTGGGATCTGCTAGACAACCCGGTGAATCCTGGGAAAAGGATTATGATTCCTTCATTCTTCCACTCCTTGAAGACAAGCAGCCGTGTTACATACTTTATAGATTAGATTCTCAAAACGCCCAGGGATATGAATGGATTTTTATTGCATGGTCACCAGACCATTCTCCC GTTCGTCAGAAAATGTTGTATGCAGCTACTCGGGCAACTCTGAAGAAAGAGTTTGGAGGTGGCCATATTAAAGATGAAGTGTTTGGCACAAACAAG GATGATGTTTCGTTGAATGGTTACCAAAAGTACTTAGTAACTCAGTCTTCTCCTGCCCCTCTGACCGCAGCAGAAAAAGAACTTCGACAGATCAAGATTAATGAG gTACAAACTGACGTCAGTGTTGATACTAAGCATCAGACTCTGCAAGGTGTAGCATTCCCTATAGCTAAAGAAGCCCTCCAGGCGCTggaaaaactgaaaaacaaacagCTTAACTATGTGCAATTG CAAATTGATATGAAAAATGAAACGATCGAACTGGCTAGTACACTCCCAACTGAGCTGAAGGACTTGCCggaaagaattccaaaggattCTGCACGGTACCATTTTTTCCTGTACAATCATTCCCATGAAGGAGACTACTTGGAATCCATAG TTTTTATCTACTCTATGCCCGGCTATATGTGTAGTATACGAGAACGGATGCTATATTCTAGCTGCAAGAGTCCTCTCCTAGAAATTGTAGAAAGGCAACTATGGATGCAGATCATCAGAAAG ATTGAAATAGATGATGGAGAAGAGTTGACTGCTGACTTCCTTTATGAAGAAGTTCATCCCAAACAACATGCACAAAAACAGAGTTTTGCTAAGCCGAAAGGACCTGCTGGAAAAAGGGGAATCCGAAGGTTGATCAGGGGTCCAGCTGAAACTGAAACACCTACTGACTAA
- the TWF1 gene encoding twinfilin-1 isoform X4: protein MLYAATRATLKKEFGGGHIKDEVFGTNKDDVSLNGYQKYLVTQSSPAPLTAAEKELRQIKINEVQTDVSVDTKHQTLQGVAFPIAKEALQALEKLKNKQLNYVQLQIDMKNETIELASTLPTELKDLPERIPKDSARYHFFLYNHSHEGDYLESIVFIYSMPGYMCSIRERMLYSSCKSPLLEIVERQLWMQIIRKIEIDDGEELTADFLYEEVHPKQHAQKQSFAKPKGPAGKRGIRRLIRGPAETETPTD from the exons ATGTTGTATGCAGCTACTCGGGCAACTCTGAAGAAAGAGTTTGGAGGTGGCCATATTAAAGATGAAGTGTTTGGCACAAACAAG GATGATGTTTCGTTGAATGGTTACCAAAAGTACTTAGTAACTCAGTCTTCTCCTGCCCCTCTGACCGCAGCAGAAAAAGAACTTCGACAGATCAAGATTAATGAG gTACAAACTGACGTCAGTGTTGATACTAAGCATCAGACTCTGCAAGGTGTAGCATTCCCTATAGCTAAAGAAGCCCTCCAGGCGCTggaaaaactgaaaaacaaacagCTTAACTATGTGCAATTG CAAATTGATATGAAAAATGAAACGATCGAACTGGCTAGTACACTCCCAACTGAGCTGAAGGACTTGCCggaaagaattccaaaggattCTGCACGGTACCATTTTTTCCTGTACAATCATTCCCATGAAGGAGACTACTTGGAATCCATAG TTTTTATCTACTCTATGCCCGGCTATATGTGTAGTATACGAGAACGGATGCTATATTCTAGCTGCAAGAGTCCTCTCCTAGAAATTGTAGAAAGGCAACTATGGATGCAGATCATCAGAAAG ATTGAAATAGATGATGGAGAAGAGTTGACTGCTGACTTCCTTTATGAAGAAGTTCATCCCAAACAACATGCACAAAAACAGAGTTTTGCTAAGCCGAAAGGACCTGCTGGAAAAAGGGGAATCCGAAGGTTGATCAGGGGTCCAGCTGAAACTGAAACACCTACTGACTAA